Genomic segment of Thermovirga sp.:
CCAGCGGGATGACCCCCAGGCCGTTCTTTCCCAGCAATGACGAGAGGAACATGGCAATCCAGCCCGTGATGAGGATAGTGATTATAAAACCCCACTCGCGGGCGTCGAAGCGGAACTCCCTACGCCTCGAGAACCACCACATCCATGAGGCCCAGGAAAGGACTCCCGACACTACAAATATCTGGGTCTTCCAGGGGAAGAAGACCTCCGGGTACCCCTGGGCCCGGAGGACGAGAGCTATCTCGGGCGAGATCATTTCGCCCTCCCTGACGATGATGTCTCCCACCGACAGCACCCTTTCAACGGGTTCTACCTCGGAAGCCGCAAGGGCTCTCACCTCCCGGGTTACGTCGGGATCCATGATCATGGCTTTCTCCATGACGTGATCAAGTATCTGGAAGGCGAGGTTCTGCTCCGGAATGGAAAGGTCCGAAGCATCCAGGCTCCTCCACAGGTCATCCGGCGGTAGCTCTGACTCCGCTCCCGGGAGGGTGTCCTGGAAGGATAGGGCGATCCTCGAAGCAACGCTGGCTATCCTTCGGGCTGAGCCCTCGGGAAGGCTCTCCATAATCCGGGCCAGGGATTCGGGCAAAACGGAGCCGTAATCCCCTCTTTCCATAGCGGCAAACTTGCCCCGAACCTCTTCGCGGAACTTCCGGTCCCTTACCAGGACGCCCCCGATATCGGACATCCTTTGTTCCTTCAGGGCTCTTGTAGCGTTCTCATCGACTATCCTCATGCGCGAATGGGCATGGTAGGTCTGGAGGGCGGGGCTGCCGACCTTGAATGAACTTCCTCCCTCCCTCAGGAACCACATGCCCGCGAGGAGGACAGAAGCAAAGGCCGCGAGCATGAAGGTGGCGGCCCAGCGAAGGCGATATCCCCTGTCACCGGCCAGGTAGCCGACTGAAAGATCCTTTCGAGTCGGTGCGGAACCCTTACCGTTGCTTTTTCTCATAATCTTCATAGGCCTGCACAATTTTCTGGACAACTTCATGGCGGACCACGTCGTTCTTACCGAGGGACACGAAGTCGATCGCGGGGATGTCCTTGAGAATATTCCTTACGACCTTGAGACCCGACTCCTTACCCGATGGGAGGTCTATCTGGGTTATATCACCAATGACGACCGCCTTCGATCCGAAACCGAGCCTGGTGAGAAACATCTTCATCTGTTCCGGTGTGGTGTTTTGGGCCTCGTCGAGTATTATGAAACTGTCATTCAGGGTCCTGCCCCTCATGTACGCGAGGGGGGCGATCTCAATGATCTTCTTTTCAACATACTTCGTGAACCTTTCCGGGGAGAACATCTCGTAAAAAGCATCGTAAAGCGGTCTGAGGTAAGGCTCCACCTTCTCCCTCAAGTCGCCGGGGAGGTAGCCTAGACTCTCCCCAGCCTCCACGGCGGGCCGAACCAGGACGACCCTGCTGACCTTGCCCTCCTTGAGGGCAGCCACAGCAAGCCCCACCGCCAAGTAGGTCTTGCCGGTCCCGGCGGGGCCTACAGCGAAGAGGACATCGTTCTTCCGTATGGCATCGACGTAGCGCTTTTGGCCTCCTGTTTTCGGACGCACCGGCTTCCCTCGGTAGGTCAAGCATATCACGTCCTCGTACAGGGGCATAAGATCAACGACACCCTGCTCGGCAAAAGCGTTCATGGCGTAGGTAATCTCGGCAGGCCGGAGAGCATGCCCCTTTCGGACGATATTCACCAGTTGGCGGAGCAGTTTCGTGACCAGGTTCACCACGTCGGCGTCGGGCCCCTGGACAGAAACGGAAAGATCTCTCACGACGAGCCTGACCGGATAACGCTCCTCGATGAGCCTGAGGTTTTCGTCCCTCGGACCCAGGAGACGGGAGAAGGATTCTTCGTCAGCGACCCCAATGGATCCGGCGTCGCCGAGTTCCACCGGTTCAACCGTCGGTTTATCGCCCCTGGCGGACCTCATACCGCCCTGACGACCTTTTCTATCTCGGGCATCTCCTTTCTGACAACGGCTTCCACTTGGGAACGCAGTGTCTCGGCAGCGAAGGGGCAATTACCGCATGCTCCCTTGAGCCGCACGGTCAGCACCCCACCGTCGGGATCATACCTTACAAGTTCGATATCTCCCCCGTGAGACTGAAGGGCGGGCCGGACCTGTTCCTCTATGAGCGATCTCACCTTTTGTTCCGCGTCCATAGAAAACACCTCCAATCATGTGACTACGGACAACTGCAATCCCTACAGCGGGTAAGCCGCGTCTTCCACCAGGGGCTGGAGCCCCACGTCCCTGAGATTTTCCCTGGCAAACTTCCTGACGAGAAAGTCCTTCGCGACGGCCGGGAAGAGGGCGTAGCTCAGGGCGTCCTCGGGCTGCGTTATCCAGGCTCCCATGGTCTTGTAGACGCCGGGCAATTCCGGTTCGAGGACCTCTCCCGGTCGGCAGGTGATCGCCTTTTCGACGCCGATTACCTTCTTCTGGATCGCCTCGTCCAGCGATCCCGGGGGCTTCCCGTAGTATCCGAGGAAGTAGTTCTTTACCTCCTTGGAGACCATCTTCCACCTCTCGCCCATGAGGACATTAAGGGTCGCCTGGGAACCAACCAGCTGGCTCGTAGGCGTGACCAGGGGCGGATAGCCCATCTCCTTCCGGACAAGCGGGACCTCCCTGAGCACATCCTGAAGCCTGTCAAGGGAGTCCTGTTCCCTGAGTTGGCTCACCAGGTTGGAGTACATTCCGCCGGGTATCTGGTAAATGAGAACGTTGATGTCCACCCTTTCAAGACCCATTATCAGCTTGCTGTACTTCTCCCTGAGTTCCTTGAAGTACCTCGACACGGGCACCAGCCTTTCGAGAGTGATGCCGGCCTCGAAATCCTTCCCAGCGAGGGACGCCACGATCGTCTCCGTGGCCGGCTGGCTGGATCCCATCGCGAAGGGCGAGATAGCGCAGTCCACTACATCGGCTCCGGCAAGTATCGCTGCCCAATAAGCCATGGACGCCATACCGCTGGTGTAGTGGGAATGGACCTGCACCGGCAGGGATGTCTTCTTTTTTACCGCCTTTACCAGTTCGAAGGCTTCCACCGGGCCGAGAAGGCCCGCCATATCCTTGATGCATATGGAGTCGGCACCCATCTTCTTCATCTTGAGGGACATGTCCGCGAAAGCTTCCAGGGTGTGCATGGGAGAGATCGTATAGCAGAGACTCATCTGGAGGTGGGAACCCTCCTTCTTGACTTGGTCGGCGGCGACCTCCATGTTCCTAAGGTCGTTCAGGGCATCGAAAACCCTGATTATATCAACGCCGTTGCCGACGGCCCTTTTGACGAACTCTCTCACCACATCGTCGGCGTAATGACGGTAGCCCACTATATTCTGGCCCCGGAGGAGCATCTGGAGCCTTGTCTTGCGGAAGCATTTCCTAAGAGTCCGGAGCCGTTCCCAGGGGTCCTCCTCGAGGAAACGCATGCAGGTGTCAAAAGTGGCGCCCCCCCATACTTCCAGGGAGTGGTACCCAACCTCATCCATCTGTTCCGCCACGGGGATCATGTCCTCGGTCCGCAACCTCGTAGCCATGATAGACTGGTGGGCGTCCCTGAGGGCCGTCTCGGTGATGCCTATCCTTTTCTTCTGGGGCTCCTCGTCTCTCTCTCTCTCTCGTTTCTCCGAAGCGGGAGCGGTTTTCGCCTGCTCCTT
This window contains:
- a CDS encoding PhoH family protein; its protein translation is MRSARGDKPTVEPVELGDAGSIGVADEESFSRLLGPRDENLRLIEERYPVRLVVRDLSVSVQGPDADVVNLVTKLLRQLVNIVRKGHALRPAEITYAMNAFAEQGVVDLMPLYEDVICLTYRGKPVRPKTGGQKRYVDAIRKNDVLFAVGPAGTGKTYLAVGLAVAALKEGKVSRVVLVRPAVEAGESLGYLPGDLREKVEPYLRPLYDAFYEMFSPERFTKYVEKKIIEIAPLAYMRGRTLNDSFIILDEAQNTTPEQMKMFLTRLGFGSKAVVIGDITQIDLPSGKESGLKVVRNILKDIPAIDFVSLGKNDVVRHEVVQKIVQAYEDYEKKQR
- a CDS encoding NifU family protein, whose amino-acid sequence is MDAEQKVRSLIEEQVRPALQSHGGDIELVRYDPDGGVLTVRLKGACGNCPFAAETLRSQVEAVVRKEMPEIEKVVRAV
- a CDS encoding pyruvate carboxylase subunit B; translation: MSVGSKEQAKTAPASEKRERERDEEPQKKRIGITETALRDAHQSIMATRLRTEDMIPVAEQMDEVGYHSLEVWGGATFDTCMRFLEEDPWERLRTLRKCFRKTRLQMLLRGQNIVGYRHYADDVVREFVKRAVGNGVDIIRVFDALNDLRNMEVAADQVKKEGSHLQMSLCYTISPMHTLEAFADMSLKMKKMGADSICIKDMAGLLGPVEAFELVKAVKKKTSLPVQVHSHYTSGMASMAYWAAILAGADVVDCAISPFAMGSSQPATETIVASLAGKDFEAGITLERLVPVSRYFKELREKYSKLIMGLERVDINVLIYQIPGGMYSNLVSQLREQDSLDRLQDVLREVPLVRKEMGYPPLVTPTSQLVGSQATLNVLMGERWKMVSKEVKNYFLGYYGKPPGSLDEAIQKKVIGVEKAITCRPGEVLEPELPGVYKTMGAWITQPEDALSYALFPAVAKDFLVRKFARENLRDVGLQPLVEDAAYPL